The Gemella massiliensis DNA segment AACGGCAGCATTTAATGCTTTGTTAAAAACACTGGAAGAGCCACCCGCACACGTTATATTTATTTTAGCAACAACAGAAATTCATAAGATACCTGCAACAATCCTTTCACGTTGTCAACGTTTCGAGTTTAAAAATTTAACAACAAATCAGTTAAAAGATAGATTAATTCATATTGCTAATCAAGAAAATCTTGATATTGAAGATGAAGCGATAACTAAAATTTCTAACTTAGCTAAAGGTGGTTTGCGAGATGCAATTAGTATTTTAGATCAAGTGTCTAACTATGCTGATAAAATAACATTAAAAAATATATTAGATGTAACCTCGTCACTTAGTGAGGAAACTATTCTCGAATTTTATAAATTACTTCTTAGTGGTGATGTAACTAAATCTTTATTGATGTATAATGATTTTTTAAATCAAGCTAAAGATACCAAATTAATATTAAATGATTTAATAAATATTACGAGAGATGTTATTGTATATAAAAATTTAAAAAATACTGATTACACAGGATATGATGTTAATATAATATCAAAAGAAATTGAAACAGTTCCGTTTGATTATTTTTATAGAATAATTCAAATATTGTCAGAAACTGAACAATTTATTAGATTTTCGACAGAACATGTTAGTTATATGCAAATTTGTATTGTAAAAATTTGTTCAAAAGAAATTTTTTCAACTGATAGTAATTTTAATCCATCTCAAAATGTTTCAACAATTGAGATAACAAATTTAGAAAATAGAGTTAAACAGTTGGAAGACAAACTACTAAATATAACTTTTAATAAAACTGAAAATAACGTGTTAGTAGAAGATAAGGAAATTTTACAAGATAATACTACTTTACAAGACGCCTCGCCAAAAGAAGTAATAATAAAAGATAAGATAAAGATTAAGAAATTATTAGCTGATTCTAATGATAATTTTACCAGTTATGCAGCTAATGTATTTAATAAAATTATGGATGAAAATTTAAGTACAAATAATTTTCAAGTTGTGGAAATGCGAAAAATATTCAAATCAAGCACGCTTATTGCATCTTCTAAAACAGGTGGATTACTTGTGTTTAATGAAGTTGATAGTATGATTAGACTGACCCAAAGTACAAAATATAAAAAATATTTAGAAGAGTTATTTAAACATTACATTGGAGTGGAATATACAATATATGCTCTTCAAGCGAATCAATATCAAAGTTTAAAAAATGAGGATAATATTATAGAACAAAAGTCAGTAGAAGTAAAATTAGAAAATATAGAAAAAACTTCAAAAATAGAGGAATTGTTTTCAGATATTATTATAGAAAAATAAACGTTATAGAAAATAAAATTAAATATTTTTAAAAAACTGAAAAATATTGACAAGTTAGCTGATTTTAAATAAAATTATATTATATTAATATTAGGAGGAAATAATATGCGTGGAATGGGAAATATGCAACAGATGATGCGTAAAATGCAAAAAATGCAAAAAGATATGTTAGCAGCCCAAGAGGGATTAAAGGAGCAAACTGTAGAAGGGACAGTATCAGGTGGAATGATAACAGTCACAGCTAACGGTGACGGTAAAATTTTGGATATAAAAATAAGAGAAGAGGTAGTAGATCCGGAAGATATTGAAATGTTGCAAGATTTAGTGTTAACAGCGGTAAATGATGCATTGGAAAAATCTACACAATTAAAAGAAGAAACGCTAGGCAAATTTACTAACGGCTTAAATATTCCGGGTTTATAGTCTAATGCAATATCCAAAACCAATATTAGACTTAATAGATAGTTATGCAATGCTACCGGGAATTGGTAGAAAAACAGCTGTAAGGCTTGCTTTTCACACATTAAAAATGCATGATGATGATATAGAGAATTTTTCAAAATCTCTTGTAAATCTTAAAAAAAATTTAACAAACTGTGAAATTTGTCATAGGCTTAGTGAAACAAAAGTGTGTGATATTTGTTGTGATAAATCAAGAGATGAATCAATAATTTGTGTAGTAGCTACAGATAACGATTTGGTGGCTATGGAAAATATGCAACAATACAAGGGATTATATCATGTTTTAGATGGTCTTATATCTCCTATGGATGGAATAGGGCCTATGGATATTAATATTAAATCGTTGTTTGAAAGAGCAAAAAATCCGGCGGTAAAAGAAATAATTTTAGCGACAAACTCATCACCTGAAGGGGAAGGGACAGCTAGTTTTATTTCACGTTATTTAAAAAATACAGGTATAAAAGTTACAAGACTAGCTCAAGGAATTTCCTTTGGAAGCGATATTGAGTATGTTGATGAAGTTACTTTATCGAGAGCAATTTCAGGAAGAATAGAATTATAATTTAGGAGGATATTGTATGTCACAACAATCAATCAACGCAATAAAAGTATTAGGGGTTGATGCAATTAATAAAGCTAAATCGGGGCATCCCGGCATTGTAATGGGTGCTGCACCGATGGCGTATTCATTATTTTCTAAACATTTGAAAGTAAATCCCGCTGTGCCGGGATGGATCAACAGAGATAGATTTGTTTTATCGGCAGGACACGGATCAATGTTGTTATACGCATTATTACATCTTTCAGGTTTTGAAGATGTAAGTATAAAAGAGATAAAAAATTTCCGTCAGTGGAATTCAAAAACTCCGGGGCATCCGGAATTTGGTCATACTAAAGGAGTTGACGCTACAACCGGTCCGCTAGGGCAAGGGATTTCTACTGCTGTTGGTATGGCGCTGGCTGAGCGTTACTTGGCAGCTAAATACAATAAAGAGGGTTTTGACATTTTTGACCATTATACTTATGTAATTTGTGGTGATGGTGATATTATGGAAGGTGTCGCATCAGAAGCATCAAGTTTTGCTGCAGTACAAAAATTAAATAAATTAGTGGTTCTTTATGATTCAAATGATATTTGTTTAGATGGAGAAACTAAAGACGCATTTTCTGAAAATGTTCGTGCCAGATATGAATCTTATGGTTGGAATACGCTATTGGTAGAAAATGGTGAAGATATTGTGGCGATAAGTAACGCCATTGAAAAGGCAAAACAATCAGATAAACCGACTTTGATTGAGGTAAAAACCGTAATCGGTGCCGGAGCTCCTAATAAACAAGGAACAAACGGTGTCCACGGTGCACCGTTAGGTGAAGAAGAAACAACATTATTTAGAAAAAAAATTGATTGGAACTATGCTCCTTTTGAAATTCCGGAAGAAGTATATGAAGATTTTAAAGTTAATGTTGCAAATCGTGGAAAAACTGCGAATAACGAATGGGAAAAATTATATAATGAATACAAGGAAAAATTCCCGGAATTAGCAGCCGAATTAGAAGAGGTATTATCAAGAAAAGATATTAAACATCTTTCTAAAGAAAGTTTTAGTTTTAAAAATGTAGGCGAAGCTCAAGCTACTCGTAATTCATCACAAGATGCAATTAATAGTATAGCTGCTGTGCTTCCGACATTTTTCGGAGGATCAGCCGATCTTTCTCACTCTAATATGACATTTATTAAAGAGGAAAAATTGCAAGATAATACTAATAGAACAGCACGTAATATTCAATTTGGTGTACGCGAATTTGCAATGGCTACAGTTCTTAATGGTTTAACATTACATGGCGGAGTGCGTGTTTTTGGCGGTACATTCTTTGTATTTTCAGATTATTTAAAAGCAGCATTACGTTTATCTGCTCTTCAAAATTTACCTGTTACATATGTATTTACTCATGATAGTATAGCAGTTGGCGAAGATGGTCCGACACATGAGCCTATTGAACATCTGTCATCATTAAGAACGATTCCGAATTCTTATGTGTTTAGACCTGCAGATGCTGTTGAAACACAAGCAGCATGGTATTTATCGCAAAAAGCAAATACAAAACCGACATCATTAGTATTAACACGTCAAGGTTTGCCGGTGTTAGAAAATACCTCATTTGAAAAAGTAGAAAAAGGTGCTTATGTTGTTTATGAAACTTCGAATAACTTTGATACTATTATAATCGCAACTGGTTCAGAAGTAGCGCTTGCAATTGAAGTAGCGAAAACACTGGAAAAAGATGGAGTAAAATTACGTGTTATAAGTATGCCGTCAATGGAATTATTTGAAGAACAATCAAAAGAATATAAAGAAAGTTTATTACCATTTAATGTAAGAAGACGAATATCTTTAGAGATGGGTAGTACAGCTTTGTGGTATAAATATGTAGGATTGGATGGGCTTGCTATCGGAATTGATAAATTTGGTGCTTCTGCTCCGGCAAATAAAGTAATTGAAGAATATGGCTTTACAGTGGAAAAAGTGGTAGATAGAATAAAAAATGAGTTATAGAGAAATACAACAAGGAGATATAATAAAAGTAAAGGTTACAGCAGTGAAACCTTATGGCGCTTTTTTTGAAACCAAAAACGGTCAAGCCGGATTAATTCATATCTCAGAAATTACCAACTGTTTTATTTTTGATATTGGAAGTTATTTAAAAGTTGGAGAAGTTTTAGATGTAAAAGTTTTATCAATAAAAGATAATAAGATAAATGCTACTCTAAATTTTAAACAAAAAACTCAGAACAACAATAAAAAAGAAATTAATAGTTTAGATACACTTAATTTTGTTTATGGTTTCAGCACTCTTAAACAAAATATGAAACTTTGGAAAAAAAAGGCTATTATGGAAATTAGAAATTCAAAATAAATGTATATTTGTAAA contains these protein-coding regions:
- a CDS encoding S1 RNA-binding domain-containing protein, whose translation is MSYREIQQGDIIKVKVTAVKPYGAFFETKNGQAGLIHISEITNCFIFDIGSYLKVGEVLDVKVLSIKDNKINATLNFKQKTQNNNKKEINSLDTLNFVYGFSTLKQNMKLWKKKAIMEIRNSK
- a CDS encoding YbaB/EbfC family nucleoid-associated protein, with product MRGMGNMQQMMRKMQKMQKDMLAAQEGLKEQTVEGTVSGGMITVTANGDGKILDIKIREEVVDPEDIEMLQDLVLTAVNDALEKSTQLKEETLGKFTNGLNIPGL
- the tkt gene encoding transketolase, yielding MSQQSINAIKVLGVDAINKAKSGHPGIVMGAAPMAYSLFSKHLKVNPAVPGWINRDRFVLSAGHGSMLLYALLHLSGFEDVSIKEIKNFRQWNSKTPGHPEFGHTKGVDATTGPLGQGISTAVGMALAERYLAAKYNKEGFDIFDHYTYVICGDGDIMEGVASEASSFAAVQKLNKLVVLYDSNDICLDGETKDAFSENVRARYESYGWNTLLVENGEDIVAISNAIEKAKQSDKPTLIEVKTVIGAGAPNKQGTNGVHGAPLGEEETTLFRKKIDWNYAPFEIPEEVYEDFKVNVANRGKTANNEWEKLYNEYKEKFPELAAELEEVLSRKDIKHLSKESFSFKNVGEAQATRNSSQDAINSIAAVLPTFFGGSADLSHSNMTFIKEEKLQDNTNRTARNIQFGVREFAMATVLNGLTLHGGVRVFGGTFFVFSDYLKAALRLSALQNLPVTYVFTHDSIAVGEDGPTHEPIEHLSSLRTIPNSYVFRPADAVETQAAWYLSQKANTKPTSLVLTRQGLPVLENTSFEKVEKGAYVVYETSNNFDTIIIATGSEVALAIEVAKTLEKDGVKLRVISMPSMELFEEQSKEYKESLLPFNVRRRISLEMGSTALWYKYVGLDGLAIGIDKFGASAPANKVIEEYGFTVEKVVDRIKNEL
- the recR gene encoding recombination mediator RecR encodes the protein MQYPKPILDLIDSYAMLPGIGRKTAVRLAFHTLKMHDDDIENFSKSLVNLKKNLTNCEICHRLSETKVCDICCDKSRDESIICVVATDNDLVAMENMQQYKGLYHVLDGLISPMDGIGPMDINIKSLFERAKNPAVKEIILATNSSPEGEGTASFISRYLKNTGIKVTRLAQGISFGSDIEYVDEVTLSRAISGRIEL
- the dnaX gene encoding DNA polymerase III subunit gamma/tau — its product is MFQALYRKYRPQNFDDIVGQNHIVSVLKNAIEKNQISHAYLFYGPRGTGKTSIAKIFANVVNKNDIYQKENVDIIEIDAASNNGVDEIRDIKEAIKFLPSEGKYKIYIVDEVHMLTTAAFNALLKTLEEPPAHVIFILATTEIHKIPATILSRCQRFEFKNLTTNQLKDRLIHIANQENLDIEDEAITKISNLAKGGLRDAISILDQVSNYADKITLKNILDVTSSLSEETILEFYKLLLSGDVTKSLLMYNDFLNQAKDTKLILNDLINITRDVIVYKNLKNTDYTGYDVNIISKEIETVPFDYFYRIIQILSETEQFIRFSTEHVSYMQICIVKICSKEIFSTDSNFNPSQNVSTIEITNLENRVKQLEDKLLNITFNKTENNVLVEDKEILQDNTTLQDASPKEVIIKDKIKIKKLLADSNDNFTSYAANVFNKIMDENLSTNNFQVVEMRKIFKSSTLIASSKTGGLLVFNEVDSMIRLTQSTKYKKYLEELFKHYIGVEYTIYALQANQYQSLKNEDNIIEQKSVEVKLENIEKTSKIEELFSDIIIEK